In Streptomyces sp. NBC_00483, a single window of DNA contains:
- a CDS encoding acyl-CoA dehydrogenase family protein: MNYADRDPVLRPALGRVLSVEDRERVEPLLVELGELAAGELNRQAALADANPPRLVQYAPDGTRIDEVDFHPAHDKAAAIAYERFGLAAMSHRPGVLGWPTKVPHTVKYALSYLYVQSEFGMACPLSMTDSAARILRLFDPERYADEIAALSSTDPELRSSGAMFMTEKQGGTDVGLTETVAAEQGDHWTLTGKKWFASNPSADVILTLARVPGQGEGTRGLGMFLVPRLRPDGTRNAIRIDRLKDKLGSRSIASGEVTLDEAYATPVGQLANGFRQMAEMLNVSRLSNAMRATALMRRAVRESVDHTRVREVFGKPLFDQPLMRATLLPMILDTEAALHLVLEAAARLSAADEGDADARALVRALTPLAKHTLCKRARTVTGEAMEIRGGNGYIEDWVNPRLVRDAHLGSIWEGSSNVIALDVLRCMRRQSAHITLADTYGDRPATVDRWETLRKKGDELLQLPLDEQEMRVGRYADELTRAVMETLLYDQADHEARTTGDGRALLVARAYTALADDPAALPRTALDHFAALADGGQVPLADLQETHRA; the protein is encoded by the coding sequence ATGAACTACGCCGACCGTGACCCCGTCCTGCGTCCCGCCCTCGGGCGTGTGCTGTCCGTCGAGGATCGTGAGCGGGTCGAACCGCTCCTCGTCGAACTCGGTGAACTGGCCGCCGGGGAGCTGAATCGCCAGGCCGCCCTCGCCGACGCCAACCCGCCGCGGCTCGTCCAGTACGCTCCCGACGGCACCCGGATCGACGAGGTCGACTTCCACCCCGCCCACGACAAGGCGGCGGCCATCGCCTACGAGCGCTTCGGCCTCGCCGCGATGTCCCACAGGCCCGGCGTCCTCGGCTGGCCCACCAAGGTCCCGCACACCGTCAAGTACGCGCTGTCCTACCTCTACGTACAGTCCGAGTTCGGCATGGCCTGCCCGCTCTCCATGACCGACTCCGCCGCCCGCATCCTGCGCCTCTTCGACCCCGAGCGGTACGCCGACGAGATAGCGGCTCTCTCCTCCACCGATCCCGAACTCCGGTCCTCCGGCGCGATGTTCATGACGGAGAAGCAGGGGGGAACGGACGTAGGGCTGACGGAGACCGTCGCCGCCGAGCAGGGCGACCACTGGACCCTCACCGGCAAGAAGTGGTTCGCCTCCAATCCGTCCGCCGATGTCATCCTCACCCTCGCCCGCGTCCCCGGGCAGGGAGAGGGGACGCGCGGGCTCGGCATGTTCCTCGTCCCACGGCTGCGCCCCGACGGCACGCGCAACGCCATCCGCATCGACCGGCTCAAGGACAAGCTGGGGTCGCGTTCCATCGCCAGCGGCGAGGTGACACTGGACGAGGCGTACGCGACGCCCGTCGGTCAACTCGCCAACGGGTTCCGGCAGATGGCCGAGATGCTCAACGTCTCCCGCCTCTCCAACGCCATGCGCGCCACCGCCCTGATGCGCCGCGCCGTCCGCGAGTCCGTCGACCACACCCGCGTGCGCGAGGTCTTCGGCAAGCCCCTCTTCGACCAGCCGCTGATGCGGGCCACGCTGCTGCCGATGATCCTCGACACGGAGGCCGCCCTGCACCTGGTGCTGGAAGCCGCGGCCCGGCTGAGCGCCGCCGACGAAGGCGACGCGGACGCCCGCGCGCTCGTCCGCGCCCTCACCCCCCTCGCCAAGCACACCCTGTGCAAGCGCGCCCGCACCGTCACCGGCGAGGCCATGGAGATCCGCGGAGGCAACGGCTACATCGAGGACTGGGTCAACCCGCGCCTCGTCCGCGACGCCCACCTCGGCTCCATCTGGGAGGGTTCCTCGAACGTCATCGCCCTCGACGTCCTGCGCTGCATGCGCCGCCAGAGCGCCCACATCACCCTCGCCGACACCTACGGCGACCGCCCTGCAACCGTCGACCGCTGGGAGACGCTGCGCAAGAAGGGGGATGAACTCCTCCAACTCCCGCTAGATGAGCAGGAGATGAGGGTCGGTCGGTATGCCGACGAGCTCACCCGCGCCGTCATGGAGACCCTCCTGTACGACCAGGCCGACCACGAGGCCCGTACGACCGGTGACGGCCGCGCCCTCCTCGTCGCCCGCGCGTACACGGCGCTCGCCGACGACCCGGCCGCGCTGCCCCGCACCGCCCTGGACCACTTCGCCGCGCTGGCCGACGGTGGACAGGTCCCGCTCGCCGATCTCCAGGAGACCCACCGTGCCTGA
- a CDS encoding MFS transporter gives MPHDAPAPHEVPASEPAAPAPDPAPDPDLARDARRAGVTAFVGTTIEWFDFYIYGSASALLLGKIFFADASPAVGTLAAFATFWVGFLARPLGGLIFGHFGDKYGRKKALITTLTMMGGATFCVGLLPGYDRIGAAAPILLVLLRMIQGVAMGGEWGGAVLIATEYAPPNRKLLYGAFAQQGSPVGNLLATLAFLGIAQLPDAAFESWGWRVPFLFSAVLVAVGLFIRLKLAETPEMRAALARNKPVKLPIKTVLSRYPLLVFLGVLAGTAGVAITYVKTTFALSWATSDLDFDRSTFLTVIALALVVQVIVQPFGAVLASKWPVRKAVLWMLIPEFVVLPVMFVLVGTGNFWLAVLGMGIATFPHAMYYAALAGILARVFPVEVRYTGMSLSYQLCTTLFAGTAPIVSQYLLTSFDSIWPVVALGLAYTGITLAGVLPLLARTGENAPADPDAAASDATGLRPGPRASIAGGA, from the coding sequence ATGCCGCACGACGCCCCCGCCCCGCACGAGGTCCCCGCCTCCGAGCCGGCGGCGCCCGCCCCCGATCCGGCCCCCGATCCGGACCTCGCCCGGGATGCCCGCCGCGCCGGGGTCACCGCGTTCGTCGGCACCACCATCGAGTGGTTCGACTTCTACATCTACGGATCGGCCTCCGCGCTGCTCCTCGGCAAGATCTTCTTCGCCGACGCCTCGCCCGCCGTCGGCACGCTGGCCGCCTTCGCCACGTTCTGGGTCGGCTTCCTCGCCCGCCCCCTCGGCGGACTGATCTTCGGGCACTTCGGTGACAAGTACGGCCGCAAGAAGGCCCTGATCACGACGCTCACCATGATGGGCGGCGCCACCTTCTGCGTCGGGCTGCTGCCCGGATACGACCGGATAGGCGCCGCCGCGCCGATCCTGCTCGTGCTGCTGCGGATGATCCAGGGTGTCGCGATGGGCGGTGAGTGGGGCGGCGCCGTGCTCATCGCCACCGAATACGCGCCGCCCAACCGGAAGTTGCTGTACGGGGCGTTCGCCCAGCAGGGCTCGCCGGTCGGCAATCTGCTTGCCACGCTCGCCTTCCTCGGCATCGCCCAACTCCCGGACGCGGCCTTCGAGTCGTGGGGGTGGCGGGTGCCGTTCCTGTTCTCGGCGGTGCTTGTTGCTGTTGGGCTCTTCATTCGGTTGAAGCTTGCCGAGACGCCGGAGATGCGGGCCGCGCTCGCCCGTAACAAGCCGGTCAAGCTGCCCATCAAGACCGTGCTGAGTCGCTATCCGCTGCTGGTGTTCCTGGGCGTGCTCGCGGGGACCGCCGGTGTCGCCATCACCTACGTGAAGACGACGTTCGCGTTGTCGTGGGCCACGTCCGACCTGGACTTCGACCGGTCGACGTTCCTCACTGTCATCGCGCTCGCGCTCGTGGTGCAGGTGATTGTGCAGCCCTTCGGTGCGGTGCTGGCGAGCAAGTGGCCTGTGCGCAAGGCCGTGTTGTGGATGCTGATACCTGAATTCGTGGTGCTGCCGGTGATGTTCGTGCTGGTGGGGACGGGGAACTTCTGGCTTGCCGTTCTGGGGATGGGGATCGCGACCTTCCCGCATGCCATGTACTACGCGGCGCTTGCGGGGATCCTTGCGCGCGTCTTCCCGGTCGAAGTCCGGTACACCGGGATGTCGTTGTCGTACCAGCTGTGTACGACGCTCTTCGCGGGGACCGCGCCGATCGTCTCGCAGTACCTGTTGACCTCGTTCGACTCGATCTGGCCGGTTGTTGCGCTTGGGCTGGCGTACACGGGGATCACGCTGGCGGGTGTGCTGCCGCTGTTGGCGCGGACGGGTGAGAACGCTCCGGCTGACCCTGACGCCGCTGCCTCTGACGCCACGGGGCTCCGCCCCGGACCCCGCGCCTCAATCGCCGGCGGGGCTTGA